The following coding sequences are from one Novosphingobium sp. Gsoil 351 window:
- a CDS encoding dienelactone hydrolase family protein: MTTPEPIPYVDGPTSLTGLLVRPAGIPRAAVVVFPTIMNQTENALRRLPMLAGEGYLAFCADLYGRACADRADAHALGTALRADARTFRARIEAAIDTLAALPEAQGLPLAAIGYCMGGQAVIEAARMNLPLVLVASFHGILTSALPATEPIRPRILVCHGDADPLVPRHQVGAFQQEMDAAEANWHLHVYASVKHGFTDPEADSHGLPALGYDASADRQSWAAMLGLLSEIVG, encoded by the coding sequence TTGACCACCCCCGAACCCATCCCCTACGTCGACGGACCCACCTCGCTTACCGGTCTCCTTGTCCGCCCGGCCGGAATCCCACGCGCCGCCGTCGTCGTGTTTCCGACGATCATGAACCAGACCGAGAACGCGCTGCGCCGGCTGCCGATGCTGGCGGGCGAAGGCTACCTCGCGTTCTGCGCCGACCTCTACGGGCGCGCCTGCGCCGACCGCGCCGATGCTCACGCACTCGGCACGGCACTGCGCGCCGACGCCCGCACCTTCCGAGCACGGATCGAGGCGGCGATCGACACCCTGGCCGCGCTGCCCGAGGCGCAGGGCTTGCCGCTTGCCGCGATCGGCTATTGCATGGGCGGCCAGGCGGTGATCGAAGCGGCGCGGATGAACCTGCCGCTGGTGCTGGTCGCAAGCTTCCACGGCATCCTCACCTCCGCCCTCCCCGCGACCGAGCCGATCCGCCCCCGCATCCTCGTCTGCCACGGCGATGCCGACCCTCTGGTCCCGCGACACCAAGTAGGCGCTTTCCAGCAGGAAATGGACGCCGCGGAAGCCAACTGGCACCTCCACGTCTACGCAAGCGTAAAGCACGGCTTCACCGACCCCGAAGCCGACAGCCATGGCCTCCCCGCACTGGGGTACGACGCCAGCGCGGATAGGCAGAGCTGGGCGGCGATGCTGGGTTTGTTGAGCGAGATCGTCGGTTAA
- the hisI gene encoding phosphoribosyl-AMP cyclohydrolase, which yields MSLSPSESAGPFAPRFDAAGLLAAVAIDAASGEVLMLAHMDAEALAMTRETGFAHFHSRSRGRLWMKGEESGNTLRVIEIRVDCDQDAIVLRVEAAGPACHTGARCCFYRVLEGDRLELVQD from the coding sequence TTGAGCCTTTCCCCAAGCGAATCCGCCGGCCCGTTCGCGCCGCGCTTCGATGCCGCCGGCCTCCTGGCCGCGGTTGCGATCGATGCGGCGAGCGGGGAGGTGCTGATGCTGGCGCACATGGACGCCGAGGCCTTGGCGATGACCCGCGAGACCGGCTTCGCGCATTTCCATTCGCGCTCGCGGGGGCGGTTGTGGATGAAGGGCGAGGAGTCGGGCAACACCCTGCGCGTCATCGAGATCCGCGTCGATTGCGATCAGGACGCGATCGTCCTGCGGGTCGAGGCGGCGGGGCCTGCCTGCCACACCGGCGCGCGCTGTTGCTTCTACCGCGTGCTGGAAGGCGATCGGCTCGAGTTAGTGCAAGATTGA
- a CDS encoding ComF family protein, whose translation MVPVPLHRWRLWKRGFNQSALLARTIAATPGRTLAVDALFRTRATPSLGGLGRNERAKALRGTISVNPVWQPRLRGASVLLVDDVMTSGATSDACVRELLRAGAAKVRIACFARVLDEAIPHA comes from the coding sequence GTGGTCCCGGTGCCGCTGCACCGCTGGCGGCTGTGGAAGCGCGGGTTCAACCAGTCGGCGCTGCTGGCGCGCACGATCGCAGCTACGCCCGGTCGTACGCTGGCGGTCGATGCGCTGTTTCGCACCCGCGCGACACCTTCGCTCGGCGGGCTGGGGCGAAACGAACGCGCCAAGGCGCTGCGCGGCACGATCTCGGTCAATCCGGTCTGGCAGCCCCGCCTGCGCGGCGCCAGCGTGTTGCTGGTCGATGACGTCATGACCAGCGGCGCGACGAGCGACGCGTGCGTTCGCGAACTGCTTCGCGCCGGAGCGGCCAAAGTGCGAATCGCGTGCTTTGCTCGCGTGCTGGACGAGGCGATTCCTCATGCGTAA
- a CDS encoding MerR family DNA-binding transcriptional regulator, with protein MAASASAQTPERHSAHLDRPDALERERFTISDLSTEFGVSARALRFYEDEGLIAPTRNGLARIYSKRDRARLAWILRAKNVGFSLTEIRELIDLYDLGDGRAEQRRTTLVRCREKIAFLEAQRADLEASIHELSDFVAMLEKLES; from the coding sequence ATGGCCGCTAGTGCTTCCGCCCAGACCCCCGAACGTCATAGCGCGCACCTCGATCGCCCGGACGCGCTCGAACGCGAGCGGTTCACCATCTCCGACCTGTCGACCGAATTCGGCGTCTCGGCCCGCGCGTTGCGTTTCTACGAGGACGAGGGGCTGATCGCCCCGACGCGTAACGGGCTGGCCCGGATCTATTCGAAGCGGGACCGCGCGAGGCTCGCCTGGATCCTTCGCGCCAAGAACGTCGGTTTCAGCCTGACCGAAATTCGCGAACTGATTGATCTCTACGATCTCGGCGACGGCCGCGCCGAGCAACGCCGGACCACGCTGGTCCGCTGCCGCGAAAAGATCGCCTTTCTCGAGGCGCAGCGTGCCGACCTCGAAGCATCGATTCACGAATTGAGCGATTTCGTCGCCATGCTGGAAAAGCTGGAGTCCTGA
- a CDS encoding MFS transporter, translating to MLEPASPLQIPDYRKIWFARFCSSFATTGMVVIIGYQLYDVARSDYGMSIAQASFQLGLFGLVQFVPLALLTPLAGVAADRFDRRKVAAFAAAIDLFIALALALATHSGAVTLPLIYVLGALHGSARVFVGPSVSSIVPNIVPAPLMPRAIAMSSMAWQTAAIGGPAAAGLAFAVARDLPYWSAAVLLLASATALLWIRPLPPAPVAREVHPFRQVVDGFRYVWNERFLLGCVTLDLFAVLLGGATALLPVFARDILHVGSEGLGLMRASPAVGAVLVAAWLSWRPLAHNVGVKMLWAVVAYGAATIAFGLSRAFFASLGLLALLGAADMVSVFIRNSLVQLNTPDEVRGRVSSISGLAISASNELGEMQSGLAAALLGATGAVVFGGAGAIVVTALWAVFFPELRRARTFAPQYRTLDDSGDDRLKEQTT from the coding sequence GTGCTCGAACCCGCCTCACCGCTGCAGATCCCAGACTATCGTAAGATCTGGTTCGCCCGGTTCTGTTCGTCGTTCGCGACCACCGGGATGGTGGTGATCATCGGCTACCAGCTCTACGACGTCGCCCGCTCGGACTACGGCATGAGCATCGCCCAGGCTTCGTTCCAGCTCGGCCTGTTCGGATTGGTCCAGTTCGTTCCCCTCGCGCTGCTCACTCCGCTAGCCGGCGTGGCGGCTGATCGCTTCGACCGGCGCAAGGTCGCCGCGTTCGCCGCCGCAATCGATCTGTTCATCGCGCTGGCGTTGGCGCTCGCGACGCACAGCGGCGCGGTGACGCTGCCGTTGATCTACGTGCTGGGCGCGCTGCATGGCTCGGCGCGGGTGTTCGTGGGCCCGTCGGTGTCGTCGATCGTCCCCAACATCGTCCCCGCCCCGCTGATGCCGCGCGCCATCGCGATGAGTTCCATGGCTTGGCAGACCGCGGCGATCGGCGGACCGGCTGCGGCGGGACTGGCGTTCGCGGTGGCGCGCGACCTGCCCTATTGGAGCGCGGCGGTCCTGCTGCTGGCTTCCGCCACCGCGCTGCTGTGGATCCGCCCGCTGCCGCCGGCCCCGGTGGCGCGCGAGGTTCACCCCTTCCGCCAGGTTGTCGACGGCTTCCGCTACGTCTGGAACGAGCGTTTCCTTCTCGGCTGCGTGACTCTCGATCTGTTCGCAGTGCTGTTAGGCGGGGCAACCGCGCTACTCCCGGTGTTTGCCCGCGACATCCTTCATGTCGGCTCCGAAGGACTCGGGCTGATGCGCGCGAGCCCCGCAGTGGGCGCGGTATTGGTGGCGGCGTGGCTCTCATGGCGCCCGCTCGCACACAACGTAGGGGTCAAGATGCTGTGGGCGGTGGTCGCTTATGGCGCGGCGACGATCGCCTTCGGGCTGTCGCGTGCGTTCTTCGCCTCGCTTGGCCTGCTCGCGCTGCTCGGTGCGGCGGACATGGTCTCGGTGTTCATCCGCAACAGCCTGGTCCAGCTCAACACCCCCGACGAGGTGCGCGGGCGGGTCTCGTCGATCTCAGGCCTGGCGATCTCGGCGTCGAACGAACTGGGCGAAATGCAATCTGGGCTTGCCGCGGCTCTGCTCGGCGCGACAGGGGCGGTTGTTTTCGGCGGCGCGGGGGCCATAGTCGTCACCGCGCTGTGGGCGGTGTTCTTCCCTGAACTGCGCCGGGCGAGGACTTTCGCGCCGCAATACCGGACGCTAGATGATTCCGGCGACGACAGACTCAAGGAGCAGACGACATGA
- a CDS encoding methyltransferase domain-containing protein — protein sequence MAAPTIFSPNRRAAVRQRMVRAQALPGAPRYLLDDMVEDVLERLSFLRHVPRNALVIGDYGRALARELSSNGSAIREAAPEHGLDEEQPLTFAGFDFIASLGTLDTVNDLPGALVHLRNALAPGGLLIASLVGAGSLPVLRGAMLAADGERPAPRLHPMIDVRAGAQLVQRAGFADPVADGRSLKVRFASLDRLVADLRAQGLVNVLARPGPPLTREAAATARRLFGSQTEETFEIVTLTGWKR from the coding sequence ATGGCCGCGCCGACGATCTTCTCGCCAAACCGCCGTGCCGCGGTCCGCCAACGGATGGTGCGGGCGCAGGCCCTGCCGGGCGCGCCGCGATACCTGCTCGACGACATGGTCGAGGATGTGCTCGAGCGCCTGTCGTTCCTTCGTCACGTCCCGCGCAACGCGCTGGTGATCGGCGACTACGGCAGGGCGTTGGCCCGCGAGCTTTCCTCCAACGGCTCCGCGATCCGCGAGGCCGCGCCCGAACACGGTCTGGACGAAGAGCAGCCGCTGACTTTCGCCGGGTTCGACTTCATCGCCAGCCTCGGTACGCTCGACACGGTGAACGACCTGCCCGGTGCGCTGGTCCACTTGCGCAACGCCCTGGCGCCGGGCGGGTTGCTGATCGCCAGCCTGGTGGGCGCGGGCAGCCTGCCGGTTTTGCGCGGCGCGATGCTGGCGGCCGACGGCGAGCGGCCCGCGCCGCGCCTGCACCCGATGATCGACGTCCGCGCTGGCGCACAGCTCGTCCAGCGGGCGGGCTTCGCCGACCCGGTCGCCGACGGCCGGAGCCTGAAGGTTCGGTTCGCCTCGCTCGATCGCCTGGTCGCCGATCTGCGCGCCCAGGGGCTGGTCAACGTACTGGCCCGGCCTGGCCCGCCACTCACCCGCGAGGCTGCGGCGACCGCGCGCCGCCTGTTCGGCTCGCAAACCGAAGAAACGTTCGAGATAGTGACTCTAACGGGTTGGAAACGCTAA